The sequence below is a genomic window from Sulfurihydrogenibium subterraneum DSM 15120.
ATCTATTTTTAACTAAATCAGCAGCTATACCTTGAGCATAGTGAGGTTCGCCTATTGTAGGGAAATCAAGGAGCATTTTCATTTTATCTCCACTAATATCAATCAATTGGGCTGATTGGTTTAATTCCGGACCAGTTGGTAAATACCTATCTTTAGTTATTTTATTCATAGCAAGAAGGTATTTACCCCATGGCTTAGCTGAATCTCCACCCGGGATCATTAAATGGCCTATTGAGTAGTAAACAGGTATTCTATCAACCACTTTACAAGCTTTATAGTCGGTTTTAATTACTTCAGATGATACGAAACAAGATGTATAAGCATATCCTTTTCCGTCAAATTCGGTATGTAATGGACCAAGACATGGTTTTGGAACCTCACAATAATTAACAGCTTCATACTTTATAACAGGAATACCATCCACTTCTTTTTCAAACTGTTTATTTTCTATTGCTTTTAACATTTTAGAGAATGAATGAATTGGTAAAACTGTTGCAAGTTTACCACCACCTATTATATATTCTCCGGTTGGATCTACATCAACACCGTGTGGAGATTTAGGAGTAGGCAGGTAATATATAGATCCAGGACAATCTTGTGGAGTTAGCATTTTAACAGATTTAAGTACTTCGGATTTAGCCATATGTTTTGTATGGTCATAAATGTTATGATAATATTCAGCAGGAAAATCTTTTCCTTTTCCTTCTGCAACACACTGTTCAAGTTTTTTCCAGTTAACTGCAGCAATATAATCTTTATCATTTTTAGAAGCGTTTATTTCAAGTAACGTATGTGCCTGTTCTGTATTATAGGATGTAAAGAAACACCAATCATGGGAAGGTCCTTTACCACAGTGTGCAAGGTCATAGTTATATCCCGGTACAAGAAGTTGGAAAGCCAAACTCATATGTCCCTCTTTTGGATCTACTTTTATAAAAGAGATAGTTCCTTTAAAATTTTCTGCATAAGATGCTATAGAAACATCTTTTTGAGATATTGGAACACTAAAACGAGTTGATGCTGTTATATATTCTGTATTTTCTGTCGTAAAGGATGAGGCATGATTACCACCTGAATTAGGTATTTCTATAATTTCTTCAGTTTCAAAAGTATCTAAAGAAATTCTTGCAATTCTTGGGGTGTTATTCGCGTTGATAAAAACCCATCTACCATCGGGAGCACCGTTAGTTTGAGACAATTCTGGATGGTGAGAATCATCCCATGGAACAAATCCCCAAGATGTCATAAGCATAGGCTTTGTTTCTTCTGAATATCCATATCCATTTTCAGGAAACTGTGAAAAAACCGGTATAATTTTTAATAACCTACCAGAAGGTAATCCATAAACTGTAAGCTGTCCAGAAAAACCCCCAGAAACAAATGCGTAAAATTCATCATACTGACCTGGCGGTACATAAACCTTTCTTGCTGCATCTTCTGCACCTGCTCCGGACTGCACCTGTTCCTTTTTTGGACAACCAAAAAGGAATAAAGAGGAGAGGGCTAATATCCCACCTCCTAAAATCAATTTCTTCATGGCACATAAACCTCCTAATGTTAATAGTTAGTATCAATTTACTTTTATAAAAGCAAATTTACCTTGATTTATGTCAAAAATCATAGATTTTATTCAACATTAAATTATTGAAAAATATATATTTTAAATTCATGTTAATTTAACATAACGATAATAATCTTAGGAATCCTTAGTATTACAGTATTTAAAAATGTTATTTATGAGTTAAAAAGTGAATTTCCCACCATAAGGTGGGAGATAAGGATATTATTTTGACTGTTGGTCAATCGATCTTAAATACTCAAGAACTGCTCTTGCTTCTTGCTCTGTAAGGTTTTGAGGTGTCATTTGGGTTAAGTATGTTTCATATAGTGCTTTTGCAACAGGATCTTTTTGAGTCATCTCAACAGGATTAAGGATCATATTCATTATCCATTCTGGTTTCATTGCTAAGGTGACTCCTCTAAGTGCTGGTCCTACATAATTTTCATCGATTTTATGGCACATACTACACTTCATTTTAAATATTTCTTCGCCTTTTTTAACCATCTCTTTGTCTATGGAGGTACTTATTTCAACTTTTTTGATTGGACCAATTCCTATATCCGATGTTGGTGGTTGTGTTTGTGAAGTAGGAGATGTAGAGGGTTGAGATGTTTGTGTTTGTGAAGGTTTTTCGGGTTCTTTTGGTTGTGTTGTTTCTTCTTTCTTTTGGCACGAAAGGAACAAGATAGATGAACATAAAGCACTAATAAGAATTTTTTTCATAGTATACCTCCTGCAAATAATTTTTCAGTGATGATGCATCTTATGTTGGAATCTTGGCAAAAAACCCTCTTTTATTGCGTTTTGTAATTCTTCCCAATTCATTATTTTACCACCATACTCTTTTTGCATTTTCAATGCATCTTCTTTTGTTTTATATGCTGATATATTCATCCCCATTGGGGTTTTTAATTTTTCACTTTGAAGATATACAGCATCTTTAGCATCTAAAAACTCAGAAGGATTTAGATAATTTGGCACTTTCAACTGTTTTATAGTGTCTTTATTTTGAATATAATAGCCTACTGCACATTCAATGGTACAGAATGTTAATTTTTTCCCATCAGCAGTTATTGCCAAACTTCCAACTTTTCCATTTTTTACAGGCATAGAACAAAAGCTACATTTGTCTTTTCCATAGTCAATTAGGATTTTTTCTCCCGCAAAACTTCCTATAACGATGAACATTAAAATTAAGATTAAACTTTTTAGAGTTTTCATGTTTCTCCTCCTGTGAAATAAATTTTAAACTAACTTTAATTCATATAAACTGTTTTTTCATTGATTAATGTCAATTTCCTCTAATTCCTCTTTGATGAATTCGTAAAGTAGTTTTCTATCTATAAATGTTTTGTTTTTTATAATTCCTCTGTCTTTAAACTCTTTTAGCGTTCGAGACAAAGTTTCAGGTGTTAATCCAAGAATTGATGCCAGTTTACTTTTATTAAGTTTTGAGTAAATATCTCCATGACCTATAAGAAATCTAGCAATTTTAATTTTTGCATTTTTCAAAGATTTTTCCTCTGTATAAGAGTAAACGTACTTGATTTCATTAGACATTATTTTTATAATATTTATTAGATTTTTAACGTCATTCATAAATACTTTCCTAAATTGAGAATCTTCTATTACTAAAACTTTACCTTTAGTTTCAAATCTGGCCGAAACATTATACGGAATATTTAAAAAATTACAATATTCCCCTACAAATGAAATTGGTAAAAGATAGTTTACAACTATTTCTTTTCCATCAAACCTTAATTTATGCAGGCTAACCAAACCTTCTAAAAGTATGTAAACATTGATAGAATTGTCGTTTTCCCTAAAAATAACCTCGTTTTTTTCAAAGATTTTTATGTTTCCTATAGTTTTTGCTTTGTCTAAAAATTCATTAATGATTTCCATCATAAAATTATTTTAACATATAAGTTAATATTTTTGGTTAATTTATATTAATACAAATTAATTTCAAGAGGACGGTTTGATAGTTAAAATTTTAAGGTCTGATGGAAACGTAAAGAAAACATTCAATTATGAAATAACAAATATAGAAAAAAGAACAACAATTTTAGAGGTTTTAGATTACATAAAAAACTACTTAGACACAAGTCTATCTTACAGGTCTCAATGTAGGGCTTCTATATGTGGAACTTGTGCTGTAAAAGTAAACGGTAAGCCTGTTTTGGCATGTAAAACAAAAGCTTTAGATTTAGCAGAAAATAACACTTTACAGATAGAACCTGTTGATAACATGGCAATTATTAAAGACTTGGTTGTAGACCAAGACGAGTACCTAAACAAACTAAAAAAAGCAAAAGCGTGGTTAGAGCCTAAAGATAACTTTGAAAAAGTATATCCAGAAGATTTATCTTTGTTTGAAAAAGAGACAGACTGTATCCTGTGTGGAATATGCTACAGCGTTTGCCCTGCATTTCAAAATGATAAAAATTTTGGTGGACCTATTAACTTTGTAAAAATTTTTAGATTTTGGAAAGATAAAAATGATGCTCTTGGCGACATTAGAATTGAGATTGCAAAAGAAAACAACATTACTTCCTGCATACACTGTAAGTACTGTACTTTTTCCTGCCCAAAAGAAATTCCAGTAGAATCAGACATAATGCAGATAGAGTTTTTTGGAAAACAAAAAGGGATTATACAATCACAAGATAACTTCGGATTTAACTTTGGTTTTTAATCGGAAATGTTATACCTTTTTTTATAAAGCATTATAAAAGCATCTATTATCGCGACTATAACAGGAGCTATAAATATTCCTAAAAACCCAAACGCCTTTAAGCCACCTAATATAGCGAAAAACAAAATCATAGGATGAATATCTATCTTACTTCCTACAACTATAGGTCTTATAATGTTATCAACTGTGCTTATCACAAAAGTTCCATATAAGAAAAATAATAATCCTGTAATAAAGCTTTTAGTAGTAAAAAGGTAAATTGAAACAGGAATCCATACTAAAGAAGCTCCTCCAAAAGGTATAAAAGCAGCCAAGAATGTGATAAAAGCAATTATTATTGCGTAATCTACTCCAGCTACTATTAAACCTACTAACGTCGCAACAGCCTGAGCTACTGCAACAAAAACACTTCCTAAGATAACAGCCTGAACTGCTAAGTAAGAATTTTTAAACAGATAATCCTTTTCTTCTTTATCCAATGGTATTACGGAATAAACCAACTTGTAGAGCTTCTCACCGTCTTTAAAAAGAAAGAAAATGTTTAAAATCAAAATAAAAATACCTATGGAAAACAATACTAAGTTTGTTAAAAATCCTTTTGCAATATCAAAAAATGTAGAAGCAAAACCTTTTAGATAATTTATAAAATTTTCGTATAGATTACTATTTACCTTATTAACTAATTCATTTTGAACTTTTAAATATAAATCGTATAAATATGGCACAGATTTTAACTTTTCAACAAAATAGTTTAAATTGGATATATACTCAGATACCAATGGGTATAAGTCTATTATCTCTTTTGTCAAGAAAAACACAATCAAGCTTAAAGGTAGAAGTATAAAAGTTAAAATTATTAAAGTTGATATCAAAGAAGATAAAATATCATTTTTCACCTTCGATTTAATTTTAAGATGAAATGGATAGAAGATTACCACAAAAAGAAGAGATACAAGTATTAATCCTACAAAAGGACTAAATATAATATAACCTAAAAAAAGAAAAAGAAGAAAGGAAATAATAAAAAATATATTTCCTAACTTCTCATAATTAGAAAACAATCAATCTCCTTTTTATTATTCTTCTCCTTTCTTTAAAGCTCCACCAACAAAAGCAATAATACCTGTTAAGATTGTAAAAGCTGTCATAATGATAAACGCTAACCAAGCTTCCATCACACACACCTCCTTGAATATTTACTCAAAATTATAATTCATAATTACTTTTTAAGCAACATTTTTCATAAAATTTAAAGCTTCTTCTACACTTATACCTTCGTGAACTATTTTAGCCAACACAGAAGTTATTAAAGGTACGTTGTCATGCTGGAATATGTTTCTTCCTATAGATAGTCCTGCACATCCAGCTACTACAACAGCATCGTAAACCATTTTTAAAAGAGCTTCATCAGAATCTACTTTAGGACCTCCAGCTATCACAACTGGAACAGGGCATCCTTCCACAACCTCTCTAAAAGATTCAGGGTCTCCTGTGTAAGGAACTTTTACTATGTCAGCTCCCAGCTCTGCTGCTATTCTTGCTATATGAGCTATTGCTTTAGGGTCATAAGGGTTTTTTACTTCTGGACCTCTATAGTACATCATAGCAAGAAGAGGCATCTGCCATTCAAGGCATTTTTTAGATACTTCTCCAAAATCTTTTAACATCTGTTTTTCATCTTCAGCACCTATGTTTACATGTATAGAAACTCCATCAGCTCCTAACTTTATAGCTTCTTCTACAGTGCATACTAAGACTTTATCATTTTTTCTTAAGGATAAATCAGTAGATGCAGACATGTGGATGATAAGACCTAAATCTTTACCTTTACCTCTGTGTCCTGCTTCTACCATACCTTTATGTAGTATTATTGCATTTGCACCACCTTCTGCTATCTTTTGAACTGTTTCTTTTAAGTTTACAATTCCTTTCATTGGACCAGAGCTAACACCATGGTCCATAGGAACTAAAACAGTTTTTCCT
It includes:
- the nosZ gene encoding Sec-dependent nitrous-oxide reductase; the encoded protein is MKKLILGGGILALSSLFLFGCPKKEQVQSGAGAEDAARKVYVPPGQYDEFYAFVSGGFSGQLTVYGLPSGRLLKIIPVFSQFPENGYGYSEETKPMLMTSWGFVPWDDSHHPELSQTNGAPDGRWVFINANNTPRIARISLDTFETEEIIEIPNSGGNHASSFTTENTEYITASTRFSVPISQKDVSIASYAENFKGTISFIKVDPKEGHMSLAFQLLVPGYNYDLAHCGKGPSHDWCFFTSYNTEQAHTLLEINASKNDKDYIAAVNWKKLEQCVAEGKGKDFPAEYYHNIYDHTKHMAKSEVLKSVKMLTPQDCPGSIYYLPTPKSPHGVDVDPTGEYIIGGGKLATVLPIHSFSKMLKAIENKQFEKEVDGIPVIKYEAVNYCEVPKPCLGPLHTEFDGKGYAYTSCFVSSEVIKTDYKACKVVDRIPVYYSIGHLMIPGGDSAKPWGKYLLAMNKITKDRYLPTGPELNQSAQLIDISGDKMKMLLDFPTIGEPHYAQGIAADLVKNRSLKIYDLKTNAHPEAVKSEADAKVVRKGPNEVHVYLTMIRSHFTPDNIEGVKVGDKVYFHITNLEQDWDIPHGFAILGNNNAELLVKPGQTQTLVWEPKKPGVYPFYCTDFCSALHQEMQGYVRVSPAGTNPEIKYSTGK
- a CDS encoding c-type cytochrome codes for the protein MKKILISALCSSILFLSCQKKEETTQPKEPEKPSQTQTSQPSTSPTSQTQPPTSDIGIGPIKKVEISTSIDKEMVKKGEEIFKMKCSMCHKIDENYVGPALRGVTLAMKPEWIMNMILNPVEMTQKDPVAKALYETYLTQMTPQNLTEQEARAVLEYLRSIDQQSK
- a CDS encoding nitrous oxide reductase accessory protein NosL, with the protein product MKTLKSLILILMFIVIGSFAGEKILIDYGKDKCSFCSMPVKNGKVGSLAITADGKKLTFCTIECAVGYYIQNKDTIKQLKVPNYLNPSEFLDAKDAVYLQSEKLKTPMGMNISAYKTKEDALKMQKEYGGKIMNWEELQNAIKEGFLPRFQHKMHHH
- a CDS encoding Crp/Fnr family transcriptional regulator, yielding MEIINEFLDKAKTIGNIKIFEKNEVIFRENDNSINVYILLEGLVSLHKLRFDGKEIVVNYLLPISFVGEYCNFLNIPYNVSARFETKGKVLVIEDSQFRKVFMNDVKNLINIIKIMSNEIKYVYSYTEEKSLKNAKIKIARFLIGHGDIYSKLNKSKLASILGLTPETLSRTLKEFKDRGIIKNKTFIDRKLLYEFIKEELEEIDINQ
- a CDS encoding succinate dehydrogenase/fumarate reductase iron-sulfur subunit; this encodes MIVKILRSDGNVKKTFNYEITNIEKRTTILEVLDYIKNYLDTSLSYRSQCRASICGTCAVKVNGKPVLACKTKALDLAENNTLQIEPVDNMAIIKDLVVDQDEYLNKLKKAKAWLEPKDNFEKVYPEDLSLFEKETDCILCGICYSVCPAFQNDKNFGGPINFVKIFRFWKDKNDALGDIRIEIAKENNITSCIHCKYCTFSCPKEIPVESDIMQIEFFGKQKGIIQSQDNFGFNFGF
- a CDS encoding AI-2E family transporter, whose protein sequence is MFSNYEKLGNIFFIISFLLFLFLGYIIFSPFVGLILVSLLFVVIFYPFHLKIKSKVKNDILSSLISTLIILTFILLPLSLIVFFLTKEIIDLYPLVSEYISNLNYFVEKLKSVPYLYDLYLKVQNELVNKVNSNLYENFINYLKGFASTFFDIAKGFLTNLVLFSIGIFILILNIFFLFKDGEKLYKLVYSVIPLDKEEKDYLFKNSYLAVQAVILGSVFVAVAQAVATLVGLIVAGVDYAIIIAFITFLAAFIPFGGASLVWIPVSIYLFTTKSFITGLLFFLYGTFVISTVDNIIRPIVVGSKIDIHPMILFFAILGGLKAFGFLGIFIAPVIVAIIDAFIMLYKKRYNISD
- a CDS encoding 2-amino-3,7-dideoxy-D-threo-hept-6-ulosonate synthase, producing the protein MSIGKRVRLERLINRDTGKTVLVPMDHGVSSGPMKGIVNLKETVQKIAEGGANAIILHKGMVEAGHRGKGKDLGLIIHMSASTDLSLRKNDKVLVCTVEEAIKLGADGVSIHVNIGAEDEKQMLKDFGEVSKKCLEWQMPLLAMMYYRGPEVKNPYDPKAIAHIARIAAELGADIVKVPYTGDPESFREVVEGCPVPVVIAGGPKVDSDEALLKMVYDAVVVAGCAGLSIGRNIFQHDNVPLITSVLAKIVHEGISVEEALNFMKNVA